The following proteins are encoded in a genomic region of Streptococcus cristatus AS 1.3089:
- a CDS encoding MalY/PatB family protein yields the protein MGNYNFETAPNRIGQHTYKWKEAEKDCQVLPAWIADMDFEVLPEIQQAVHDYADQLVYGYTYASEELINAVLAWERDEHGYTFDKEALVFIEGVVPAISTAIQAFSEEGDAVLINTPVYPPFARSVKLNNRQLITNSLIEQDGLFQIDFEQLEQDIIDNEVKIYVLCNPHNPGGRVWEWEVLEKIGRLCQKYGVLVVSDEIHQDLTLFGHEHQSFNTVSPDFKDFSLILASATKTFNIAGTKNSYAVIENPSLRQQFQKRQLANNQHEISGLGFLATEAAYRYGKAWLTELKAVLEENIDFVVDYFVKEAPRLRVMKPQGTYLIWLDFSAYGLTDDQLFHLLREEAKVVLNRGSDFGQEGKGHARLNTAAPKTMIKEICRRIAEVLPK from the coding sequence ATGGGAAATTATAACTTTGAAACAGCACCCAATCGGATTGGTCAGCATACTTATAAATGGAAAGAAGCGGAGAAAGACTGTCAAGTCCTGCCAGCCTGGATTGCAGATATGGATTTTGAAGTCCTGCCTGAAATTCAGCAAGCCGTCCATGACTATGCGGATCAGTTAGTTTATGGCTATACCTATGCTAGTGAGGAGTTGATCAATGCCGTTCTAGCTTGGGAGCGGGATGAGCATGGCTACACATTTGATAAGGAAGCCTTGGTCTTTATCGAGGGAGTTGTTCCTGCGATTTCGACGGCTATCCAAGCCTTTAGCGAAGAAGGTGATGCCGTGCTCATCAACACTCCAGTTTATCCTCCTTTTGCCCGCAGTGTCAAGCTCAATAATCGTCAGTTGATTACTAATTCCTTGATAGAACAGGACGGTCTCTTTCAGATTGACTTTGAGCAGCTGGAGCAGGACATCATAGACAATGAAGTCAAGATTTATGTTCTTTGCAATCCGCATAATCCTGGCGGTCGAGTTTGGGAATGGGAAGTGTTAGAGAAAATTGGTCGTCTCTGCCAAAAATACGGTGTTCTCGTGGTCTCAGATGAAATTCACCAAGATTTGACGCTGTTTGGCCATGAACATCAGTCTTTCAATACTGTCTCGCCTGACTTTAAGGACTTCAGCTTGATTTTAGCCAGTGCGACGAAGACATTCAATATTGCTGGGACTAAAAATTCCTATGCGGTGATTGAGAATCCTAGCCTGCGGCAGCAGTTTCAAAAGCGCCAACTGGCCAATAACCAGCATGAAATTTCAGGTCTTGGATTTCTAGCGACAGAAGCAGCCTATCGTTATGGTAAAGCTTGGTTGACGGAGCTCAAGGCTGTCTTAGAAGAAAATATTGATTTTGTTGTCGATTATTTTGTCAAGGAAGCGCCGCGTCTGCGGGTCATGAAGCCTCAAGGGACTTATCTGATTTGGCTGGACTTTTCAGCTTATGGGCTGACAGATGACCAGCTCTTCCATTTGCTCCGAGAAGAAGCCAAGGTTGTCCTGAATCGAGGAAGTGATTTTGGTCAAGAAGGCAAAGGACATGCTCGTCTCAATACAGCTGCGCCGAAGACTATGATTAAAGAGATTTGTCGACGGATTGCGGAAGTTTTGCCAAAATAA
- a CDS encoding cystathionine gamma-synthase translates to MEKERKLNTLLAQAGVKTDQTTGALTTPLHFSTTYQHPEFGQSTGYDYTRTKNPTRVSLEETLAAIESADYALATSSGMSAIVLAFSAFPVGSKVLAVRDLYGGSFRWFAQAEAEGRFAFIYANTEEDLLNNLTEDIDIVYIETPTNPLMVEFDIARISQAAHERGARVIVDNTFYSPIYQRPLEDGADLVLHSATKYLGGHNDVLAGAIMTNDAAIYDKLFYNLNTTGPVLSPFDSYMLLRGLKTLALRMERSTQNAQEVVAFLKSSPAVKEVLYPGKGGMISFKVVDEGKIPHLLNSLKVFTFAESLGGVESLITYPTTQTHADIPVEVRHSYGLTDDLLRLSIGIEDSRDLVDDLRAALED, encoded by the coding sequence ATGGAGAAAGAACGGAAATTAAATACTTTGTTGGCTCAAGCGGGAGTCAAGACAGATCAAACAACGGGTGCTTTAACCACCCCCCTGCATTTTTCGACGACCTACCAGCATCCAGAGTTTGGCCAGTCCACAGGATATGACTATACTCGGACCAAGAATCCAACGCGGGTTAGCTTGGAAGAGACTCTGGCTGCTATCGAAAGTGCAGATTACGCCTTAGCGACTAGCTCAGGTATGTCGGCTATTGTGCTGGCCTTTAGTGCTTTTCCGGTCGGCAGTAAGGTCTTGGCTGTTCGGGATCTTTATGGCGGCTCTTTCCGCTGGTTTGCTCAGGCCGAAGCAGAAGGGCGCTTTGCCTTTATTTATGCTAATACGGAAGAAGACCTTCTGAACAATCTGACAGAGGATATAGATATTGTCTATATCGAGACACCGACTAACCCTCTTATGGTGGAGTTTGATATTGCCCGTATTTCCCAAGCGGCGCACGAGAGAGGAGCAAGGGTCATTGTGGACAATACCTTCTACAGTCCCATCTACCAAAGACCGCTGGAAGATGGAGCGGACCTTGTCCTGCACTCTGCGACCAAGTATCTGGGCGGGCACAATGATGTCTTGGCTGGAGCCATCATGACCAATGACGCTGCTATCTATGACAAGCTTTTCTATAATCTCAATACAACTGGGCCAGTCCTGTCGCCTTTTGATAGCTACATGCTTTTGCGCGGTCTCAAGACCTTGGCTCTCCGCATGGAGCGTTCTACTCAGAATGCACAAGAAGTCGTTGCATTCCTGAAGTCATCTCCTGCGGTAAAAGAGGTGCTCTATCCAGGCAAGGGTGGTATGATTTCCTTTAAAGTTGTGGACGAAGGCAAGATTCCTCATCTCTTAAATAGCCTGAAAGTCTTTACCTTTGCGGAAAGTTTAGGAGGAGTTGAGAGTTTGATTACCTATCCGACGACCCAGACTCACGCAGACATTCCTGTTGAAGTGCGTCATTCTTATGGCTTGACCGATGATTTGCTGCGCCTGTCGATTGGAATTGAGGATAGTCGAGATTTGGTAGACGATTTACGCGCAGCCTTGGAGGACTAA
- a CDS encoding putative polysaccharide biosynthesis protein produces MSQETTSQQQKMLRGTAWLTASNFISRLLGAVYIIPWYIWMGQHGAEANGLFTMGYNIYAWFLLVSTAGVPVAVAKQVAKYNTIDKEEHSFALIREFLKFMLVLGLIFAVIMYLMAPVFASMSGGGADLIPVMQSLSWAVLIFPSMSVIRGFFQGFNNLKPYAISQISEQVIRVIWMLLTAYFIMKIGSGDYVEAVTQSTFAAFVGMLASMLVLLFYLAKTGMLRSILKKPKKSAGISSRSLLWDTIREAIPFIITGSAIQLFQIIDQATFINIMTQISDYTKSELLVQFAYFSANPNKITMILIAVATSIGGVGIPLLTENYVKGDFRSGARLVQDNLSMLLFFIFPTTVGAVMVASPLYTIFYGKPDSLALGLFICAMLQTIILSTYTVLAPMIQALFQNKKAILYFFYGVLVKLSLQVPMINLFHAYGPLISTTVGLLLPIFFMFREIRRVVSLNPKNLLKRMLLSMILTMVMVMLVLLVEYLLSFFLQPTNRMNSFIYVAAVGGVGMIVYILLSLKVRLIDRFIGQKADSLRQRLRMK; encoded by the coding sequence ATGAGCCAAGAAACAACAAGCCAGCAGCAGAAAATGCTAAGGGGCACTGCCTGGCTGACTGCTAGTAATTTTATCAGCCGCCTTCTCGGAGCTGTTTATATCATCCCTTGGTATATCTGGATGGGCCAGCATGGGGCGGAAGCGAATGGTCTCTTTACTATGGGGTACAATATCTATGCTTGGTTCCTTTTGGTTTCCACAGCAGGAGTGCCGGTGGCTGTGGCCAAGCAAGTTGCTAAGTATAATACGATTGACAAGGAGGAACACAGCTTTGCTCTCATTCGAGAGTTCCTCAAGTTCATGCTGGTATTGGGATTGATCTTTGCAGTCATCATGTACTTGATGGCACCGGTTTTTGCCTCAATGTCTGGTGGCGGGGCTGACTTGATTCCAGTCATGCAGAGTTTGTCTTGGGCTGTGCTCATTTTCCCGTCCATGAGTGTCATACGAGGCTTTTTCCAAGGGTTTAACAATCTGAAACCGTATGCCATCAGCCAGATTTCGGAGCAGGTGATTCGGGTGATCTGGATGCTGCTGACAGCTTATTTCATTATGAAAATTGGTTCAGGCGACTATGTTGAGGCTGTGACCCAGTCTACTTTTGCCGCCTTTGTCGGGATGCTGGCAAGTATGCTCGTTTTACTTTTCTATCTAGCAAAGACGGGTATGCTCCGCTCTATCTTGAAAAAGCCAAAAAAATCTGCGGGAATTAGTAGCCGCTCCCTCCTTTGGGATACTATACGAGAAGCTATTCCCTTCATCATTACAGGCTCTGCCATTCAGCTTTTCCAGATCATTGACCAAGCGACCTTTATCAATATCATGACCCAGATTAGCGATTATACGAAATCAGAGCTCCTAGTGCAATTCGCTTACTTCTCAGCTAATCCGAATAAAATCACCATGATTTTAATTGCGGTAGCGACTTCTATCGGTGGTGTCGGCATCCCTCTCTTGACTGAAAATTATGTCAAGGGTGACTTTCGCTCAGGTGCTCGCCTAGTGCAAGATAATCTTAGCATGTTGCTCTTCTTTATCTTTCCGACAACGGTGGGAGCGGTTATGGTAGCCAGTCCACTTTATACCATTTTTTATGGTAAGCCCGATAGTCTGGCCTTGGGACTCTTCATCTGCGCCATGTTGCAAACCATCATTCTCAGCACTTATACAGTTCTGGCTCCGATGATTCAGGCCCTGTTCCAAAATAAGAAGGCCATTCTTTATTTCTTTTACGGAGTCCTTGTCAAGCTCAGTCTGCAGGTACCGATGATTAATCTCTTCCATGCTTATGGCCCCTTGATTTCAACCACTGTCGGCCTCCTGTTGCCCATCTTCTTCATGTTCCGAGAAATCCGCAGGGTTGTTAGTCTGAATCCAAAGAACCTTTTGAAGCGTATGCTCTTGAGTATGATTCTCACGATGGTCATGGTGATGTTAGTTCTTCTGGTCGAGTATCTATTGAGTTTCTTCCTACAACCAACTAATCGCATGAACAGCTTTATCTATGTTGCGGCTGTTGGAGGAGTAGGAATGATCGTCTACATCCTACTTTCCCTCAAGGTTCGTCTCATAGACCGTTTTATCGGACAGAAAGCAGACAGTTTGCGCCAACGCTTGAGAATGAAATAA
- a CDS encoding UDP-N-acetylmuramoyl-L-alanyl-D-glutamate--L-lysine ligase, with amino-acid sequence MIKIETILDILKKDQNFREIIADGDYYFNYQGLSFDKISYDSRKADSRTLFFVKGEHFKREFLEKAVAAGLEFYLSETDFEVGIPVLLVNDIKQAMSLIAMEFYGHPEQKLKLLAFTGTKGKTTSAYFAYNILKQSHRPALLSTMNTTLDGETFFKSTLTTPESLDLFEMMAQAVANGLTHLIMEVSSQAYLKKRVYGLTFDVGVFLNISPDHIGPIEHPTFEDYFYHKRLLMDNSRAVVVNSGMDHFQIVKEQVASMEHDFYGADSVNNIQQSQAFSFEAQGKLAGSYDIQLIGRFNQENAIATGLACLRLGASLKDIQAGIAQTRVPGRMEVLTQSNGAKVFVDYAHNGDSLAKLLSVVQEHQKGQTVLVLGATGNKGESRRKDFGLLLNQHPEIKVILTADDPNREDPIAIAREIASYISFEVDMIADREEAIKKALSLTSAEGDAVILAGKGADAYQIINDQKVPYPGDYALAEKYI; translated from the coding sequence ATGATAAAAATTGAAACAATACTAGATATTTTAAAAAAAGACCAAAATTTTCGTGAAATCATCGCTGATGGAGACTATTACTTCAACTATCAAGGCTTGTCCTTTGACAAGATTAGCTATGATAGTCGCAAAGCAGATAGCAGAACTCTCTTCTTTGTCAAGGGTGAGCATTTCAAGCGGGAATTTTTAGAAAAGGCTGTAGCAGCTGGACTAGAGTTTTACCTGAGTGAGACTGACTTCGAAGTCGGCATTCCAGTACTCTTGGTCAATGATATTAAACAAGCTATGAGTCTCATTGCCATGGAATTTTACGGTCATCCAGAGCAAAAACTCAAACTTTTGGCCTTCACTGGTACCAAGGGCAAGACCACATCGGCTTATTTCGCTTATAATATTTTAAAACAAAGCCACAGACCAGCCCTGCTTTCTACTATGAACACCACTCTAGACGGTGAAACTTTCTTTAAATCAACCTTGACAACTCCTGAAAGTTTAGACCTCTTTGAGATGATGGCTCAAGCTGTAGCCAATGGTCTTACCCATCTCATAATGGAAGTCTCCAGCCAGGCCTATCTTAAAAAGCGGGTCTACGGCCTGACCTTTGATGTAGGTGTCTTCCTCAATATCAGCCCTGACCACATCGGACCGATTGAGCATCCTACTTTTGAAGACTACTTCTACCACAAACGACTCTTGATGGACAATAGCCGAGCTGTTGTCGTCAATAGCGGCATGGACCATTTCCAAATCGTAAAAGAGCAAGTCGCTTCTATGGAACACGATTTCTATGGAGCAGACTCCGTCAACAATATTCAGCAATCGCAAGCCTTCTCCTTTGAAGCGCAAGGAAAGTTGGCGGGTTCCTACGATATCCAGCTGATTGGTCGCTTCAATCAAGAAAATGCCATCGCTACTGGCCTAGCCTGCCTAAGACTTGGAGCTTCTTTGAAAGATATTCAAGCTGGTATTGCCCAGACACGAGTGCCGGGGCGCATGGAGGTCTTGACCCAGTCAAACGGTGCCAAGGTCTTCGTGGACTATGCCCACAATGGCGACAGTTTGGCTAAGTTGCTGTCCGTCGTACAAGAACATCAAAAAGGGCAGACCGTTCTTGTACTAGGAGCTACTGGAAATAAGGGAGAAAGTCGACGCAAGGACTTTGGTCTCCTACTCAACCAGCATCCTGAAATCAAAGTTATTTTGACCGCAGATGATCCAAATCGTGAAGATCCGATTGCTATCGCAAGAGAAATTGCTAGCTACATCTCCTTTGAGGTGGACATGATTGCTGACCGCGAGGAAGCGATCAAAAAAGCCCTCAGCCTGACTAGTGCTGAAGGCGATGCAGTCATCCTTGCTGGCAAGGGAGCGGATGCTTACCAAATCATCAATGACCAAAAGGTTCCTTATCCCGGTGATTATGCACTAGCAGAAAAATACATATAG
- a CDS encoding CPBP family intramembrane glutamic endopeptidase translates to MTMLKKIYPEQPLENLRWFDMLILAAIMFGQFIYSSTVNWLTTVSSAGQAIVPRPEDESLALLSNLKLQVFLLVLALLYLGIRHYDFKQLKLRLSWSILWAPLIFAVVGLTSDVIAALVGSYNYFDLEILQHIDWTFVEVFRKLAALGPVVILYSLFNGVYEEFFFLGLLTSVKEESKWWVLAFSTLVRFSVHTYQGLVSAFLIGVVFGLFYYFFYKYKVKNLLPFFLAHAFADMVGSSLLYVLVMWNG, encoded by the coding sequence ATGACAATGTTGAAAAAAATCTATCCCGAGCAACCACTGGAGAACCTTAGATGGTTTGATATGTTGATTTTAGCTGCCATTATGTTTGGCCAATTTATTTACTCCTCAACAGTAAATTGGCTCACCACGGTCAGCTCTGCGGGACAAGCAATCGTACCTAGACCTGAAGATGAAAGTTTGGCTTTACTGAGCAATTTGAAATTGCAAGTTTTCTTGCTGGTGCTGGCTCTGCTCTATCTAGGTATCCGTCATTATGATTTCAAACAGCTGAAACTACGCTTGTCTTGGTCCATTCTGTGGGCGCCCTTAATTTTTGCAGTTGTCGGTCTGACTTCTGATGTAATAGCGGCCTTAGTCGGTTCCTATAATTATTTTGACTTAGAAATCTTGCAGCATATCGACTGGACCTTTGTCGAAGTTTTTCGCAAACTCGCTGCCTTGGGACCTGTCGTCATTCTTTATTCTCTCTTCAATGGGGTCTATGAGGAATTCTTTTTCTTGGGATTGCTCACATCAGTAAAAGAAGAGAGCAAATGGTGGGTTTTAGCCTTTTCAACGCTGGTTCGCTTTTCTGTCCATACCTATCAGGGGCTAGTCTCTGCTTTTCTGATTGGCGTGGTCTTCGGTCTGTTCTATTATTTCTTTTATAAATACAAGGTTAAAAACTTGCTGCCTTTCTTTTTGGCACATGCCTTTGCGGATATGGTAGGCAGCAGCTTGCTCTATGTCTTAGTAATGTGGAATGGATAA
- a CDS encoding CsbD family protein, with the protein MSLEDKLNQAKGALKEGLGKVTGDSKTEAEGAVEKTVAKAKEVVEDAKGAVEGAVEGLKNSFKKEED; encoded by the coding sequence ATGTCACTAGAAGATAAACTCAATCAAGCCAAAGGCGCTCTTAAAGAAGGCCTTGGCAAAGTCACTGGCGATAGCAAGACAGAAGCAGAAGGTGCGGTCGAAAAAACAGTTGCTAAAGCTAAGGAAGTTGTAGAAGATGCAAAAGGAGCTGTCGAGGGAGCAGTAGAAGGTTTGAAAAACTCCTTCAAGAAAGAAGAAGACTAA
- a CDS encoding DUF1803 domain-containing protein yields the protein MIKIINPTRLTRQPLFEKLITYLDQHNDVILREIKREFAGFPNLDRFIEECIKAGYIRRENKRYYQQLPLLDNLKNLTLDQEIFIRDDGSIYQEFLDLRFETLLTNQTNTAILLEKTDFQRDKLTLSNYFYKMQHQYPLSEEQKPLYAVLGDVNPEYALKYMTTFLLKYVRKDELMQKRRDIFVDSLVILGYIRQNEAGKYELQASFDKERLVFQLD from the coding sequence ATGATTAAAATTATCAATCCGACTCGGCTGACGCGACAGCCCTTATTTGAAAAACTAATCACTTATCTGGATCAGCATAATGATGTGATTTTAAGAGAAATTAAACGCGAATTTGCGGGCTTTCCCAATCTAGATCGCTTCATAGAGGAATGTATCAAGGCGGGCTATATTCGGCGGGAAAATAAGCGCTATTATCAGCAGCTTCCACTTTTGGACAATCTAAAAAATCTAACTTTGGATCAGGAAATCTTTATTCGAGATGATGGTTCGATCTATCAGGAATTTCTGGATTTGCGCTTTGAAACCCTGCTTACCAATCAAACAAATACGGCTATTTTACTGGAAAAGACCGATTTTCAGAGAGATAAACTGACCTTGTCCAATTATTTCTATAAAATGCAGCATCAGTATCCGCTGTCTGAGGAACAGAAGCCTCTCTATGCTGTCTTGGGAGATGTGAATCCAGAGTATGCCCTCAAGTATATGACGACTTTCCTCCTCAAGTATGTCCGCAAGGATGAGCTCATGCAGAAGCGTCGTGATATTTTTGTTGATAGTCTGGTGATTTTAGGCTATATTCGTCAGAATGAGGCTGGCAAGTATGAGTTGCAGGCTAGCTTTGACAAGGAGCGTCTAGTGTTCCAATTGGACTGA
- a CDS encoding manganese-dependent inorganic pyrophosphatase produces the protein MKNEEVHHVKILVFGHQNPDSDAIGSSYAFAYLAREAYGLDTEVVALGTPNEETAFVLDYFGVEAPRVITSAKAEGAEQVILTDHNEFQQSVSDIAEVEVYGVVDHHRVANFETASPLYMRLEPVGSASSIVYRMFKEHGVAVPKEIAGLMLSGLISDTLLLKSPTTHPSDKAIAPELAELAGVNLEEYGLAMLKAGTNLASKSAEELIDIDAKTFELNGNNVRVAQVNTVDIAEVLERQAEIEAAMQAAISENGYSDFVLMITDIVNSNSEILAIGANMDKVEAAFNFKLENNHAFLAGAVSRKKQVVPQLTESFNA, from the coding sequence ATTAAAAACGAAGAGGTTCATCATGTTAAAATTTTAGTTTTCGGTCATCAAAATCCTGATTCAGATGCAATCGGGTCTTCTTATGCTTTTGCTTACCTAGCGCGTGAAGCTTACGGTTTGGATACAGAAGTAGTAGCACTTGGAACGCCAAATGAAGAAACAGCTTTTGTCTTAGATTATTTTGGAGTAGAAGCACCGCGCGTGATCACATCTGCTAAGGCAGAAGGGGCTGAGCAAGTCATCTTGACTGACCACAACGAATTCCAACAGTCTGTTTCAGATATTGCTGAAGTGGAAGTTTATGGCGTTGTGGATCACCACCGTGTAGCCAACTTTGAGACTGCGAGCCCGCTTTACATGCGTCTGGAGCCAGTTGGATCAGCTTCTTCTATCGTTTACCGTATGTTCAAGGAGCACGGTGTGGCAGTTCCAAAAGAAATCGCAGGTCTTATGTTGTCAGGTTTGATTTCTGATACTCTTCTTTTGAAATCACCAACAACTCATCCATCTGACAAAGCTATTGCACCAGAATTGGCTGAATTGGCGGGTGTTAACTTGGAAGAATATGGTCTGGCTATGCTTAAGGCTGGTACAAACTTGGCAAGCAAATCTGCTGAAGAATTGATCGACATTGACGCCAAGACTTTTGAACTCAACGGAAACAATGTCCGTGTAGCCCAAGTCAACACTGTTGATATTGCTGAAGTCTTGGAACGCCAAGCAGAAATCGAAGCAGCAATGCAAGCAGCTATTTCGGAAAATGGTTATTCTGACTTTGTTTTGATGATTACAGATATCGTGAATTCAAACTCAGAAATCCTTGCAATCGGTGCTAATATGGACAAGGTAGAAGCAGCCTTCAACTTTAAACTTGAAAACAATCATGCTTTCTTGGCTGGTGCCGTTTCACGTAAGAAACAAGTGGTTCCTCAGTTGACAGAAAGTTTTAATGCTTAA
- a CDS encoding APC family permease: MKKDHNQLTWLMVSLIAFNMVWGLGNVVNNYSQQGISVVVSWILILAIYFIPYALIVGQLGSTFKESGGGVSAWVEKTSTKRLAYFAAWTYWVVHIPYLAQKPQGVLIPLGWAIQGNGDFLSSLDFHWIVILSLLIFGAFLYLSTKGLSTLKVIGGLAGSAMLIMSFLFVLLAVGAPFIKPDMQFATTNMDKLSTYIPNFDFSYFTTISLLVFAVGGAEKISPYVNQTRNPAKEFPKGMIIMAIMVGASAILGSLAMGMLFDGSNIPEDLMRNGAYQAFQMLGNYWGVGNVLVVIYALTNMVGQIAALAFSIDAPLQILLNNADEEFVPSWLRKRTSKGVLINGYILTGILVSFLIILPIFGIKEIDGLVKWMTNLNSIVMPMRYLWVFVAYMLLNKAWKKYKDAEYKFTKNPKVGFAIGAWCFLFTAFACILGMVPKVDYAADPAGWRFSLMTNILTPIVLISLGVILPILAKREKRQSLKQ; encoded by the coding sequence ATGAAAAAAGATCATAACCAGCTGACGTGGCTGATGGTATCCTTGATTGCCTTTAACATGGTTTGGGGTCTGGGAAACGTAGTTAATAACTACTCCCAACAGGGGATTTCAGTTGTTGTTTCTTGGATTCTTATCCTAGCCATTTACTTTATTCCTTATGCTTTGATTGTAGGGCAGTTGGGATCGACCTTCAAGGAAAGTGGCGGCGGTGTTAGTGCATGGGTTGAAAAGACTTCTACTAAGCGCTTGGCTTATTTTGCAGCTTGGACTTACTGGGTCGTACATATCCCCTATCTGGCTCAAAAGCCGCAAGGGGTTTTGATTCCTTTAGGTTGGGCTATCCAAGGCAATGGTGATTTTTTGAGCAGCTTGGATTTCCATTGGATTGTTATTCTTAGCTTGCTGATTTTCGGAGCCTTCCTCTATTTGTCCACCAAGGGGCTGTCCACACTTAAGGTGATTGGAGGCTTGGCCGGAAGTGCCATGCTGATTATGTCCTTCCTCTTTGTTCTCTTAGCGGTTGGCGCGCCTTTTATCAAGCCGGACATGCAGTTTGCGACGACTAATATGGACAAACTCAGCACTTATATTCCTAATTTTGATTTTTCATATTTTACGACTATTTCGCTCTTGGTCTTTGCAGTCGGTGGGGCTGAGAAAATCTCGCCTTACGTTAATCAGACTCGCAATCCAGCCAAGGAATTTCCAAAAGGAATGATCATCATGGCCATCATGGTTGGCGCATCTGCTATTCTAGGCTCTCTAGCTATGGGTATGCTTTTTGACGGCAGCAATATTCCTGAAGACTTGATGCGCAATGGTGCCTATCAAGCCTTCCAAATGCTGGGTAACTACTGGGGTGTGGGCAATGTGCTAGTCGTTATCTATGCCCTGACCAATATGGTCGGACAGATCGCGGCCTTAGCTTTCTCTATTGATGCCCCTCTACAAATCTTGCTCAATAATGCTGATGAAGAATTTGTTCCGAGCTGGCTACGCAAGCGGACATCAAAAGGTGTGTTGATTAACGGTTACATCTTGACAGGGATTTTGGTCAGCTTCTTGATTATCCTGCCTATCTTTGGAATCAAAGAAATTGATGGCCTAGTTAAATGGATGACTAATCTTAATTCGATAGTTATGCCCATGCGTTATCTCTGGGTATTTGTGGCTTACATGCTGCTCAATAAAGCTTGGAAGAAGTACAAAGATGCAGAGTACAAGTTTACCAAAAATCCAAAAGTTGGCTTTGCTATCGGAGCTTGGTGCTTCCTCTTTACAGCCTTTGCTTGTATTTTAGGAATGGTTCCTAAGGTAGACTACGCAGCGGATCCAGCAGGTTGGCGCTTTTCTCTGATGACAAATATCTTGACGCCGATTGTCTTGATTAGTTTGGGAGTCATCTTGCCTATTTTGGCTAAGCGTGAGAAAAGACAGTCGCTTAAGCAATAG
- the rplA gene encoding 50S ribosomal protein L1 translates to MAKKSKQLRAALEKIDSTKAYSVEEAVALAKETNFAKFDATVEVAYNLNIDVKKADQQIRGAMVLPHGTGKTSRVLVFARGAKAEEAKAAGADFVGEDDLVAKINDGWLDFDVVIATPDMMALVGRLGRVLGPRNLMPNPKTGTVTMDVAKAVEESKGGKITYRADRAGNVQAVIGKVSFDAEKLVENFKAFNDTIQKAKPATAKGTYVTNLSITTTQGPGIKVDVNSL, encoded by the coding sequence ATGGCTAAAAAAAGCAAACAACTTCGTGCTGCTCTTGAGAAAATCGACAGCACAAAAGCGTACAGCGTAGAAGAAGCTGTAGCACTTGCAAAAGAAACTAACTTTGCAAAATTCGACGCAACTGTAGAAGTTGCTTACAACTTGAACATCGACGTTAAAAAAGCTGACCAACAAATCCGTGGCGCAATGGTATTGCCACACGGTACTGGTAAAACTTCACGCGTTCTTGTTTTCGCACGTGGTGCTAAAGCTGAAGAAGCAAAAGCTGCTGGTGCAGACTTCGTTGGTGAAGATGACCTTGTTGCTAAAATCAACGATGGTTGGTTGGACTTCGACGTAGTTATCGCTACACCTGACATGATGGCTCTTGTAGGTCGCCTTGGACGTGTCCTTGGACCTCGTAACTTGATGCCAAACCCTAAAACTGGTACTGTAACAATGGACGTTGCAAAAGCAGTTGAAGAGTCTAAAGGTGGTAAGATTACTTACCGTGCAGACCGTGCAGGTAACGTACAAGCTGTCATTGGTAAAGTTTCATTTGATGCTGAAAAATTGGTTGAAAACTTCAAAGCTTTCAACGATACAATCCAAAAAGCAAAACCAGCTACAGCAAAAGGAACTTACGTAACAAACTTGTCTATTACAACAACTCAAGGTCCTGGTATCAAAGTTGATGTAAACTCACTTTAA
- the rplK gene encoding 50S ribosomal protein L11, with amino-acid sequence MAKKVEKLVKLQIPAGKATPAPPVGPALGQAGINIMGFTKEFNARTADQAGMIIPVVISVYEDKSFTFVTKTPPAAVLLKKAAGVEKGSGTPNKTKVATVTRTQVQEIAETKMPDLNAANVESAMRMIEGTARSMGFTVVD; translated from the coding sequence ATGGCTAAAAAAGTCGAAAAACTTGTAAAATTGCAAATCCCTGCTGGTAAAGCTACACCAGCTCCACCGGTTGGTCCTGCGCTTGGTCAAGCCGGTATCAACATCATGGGATTCACTAAAGAGTTCAACGCTCGTACAGCTGACCAAGCTGGTATGATCATCCCAGTTGTTATCTCTGTATATGAAGATAAATCATTTACCTTCGTAACCAAAACTCCACCAGCTGCAGTTCTTTTGAAGAAAGCTGCCGGTGTTGAAAAGGGATCAGGTACACCAAACAAAACAAAAGTAGCAACAGTTACTCGTACGCAAGTGCAAGAAATTGCTGAAACTAAGATGCCAGATTTGAACGCTGCAAACGTAGAGTCTGCAATGCGTATGATTGAAGGTACTGCTCGTTCTATGGGATTCACTGTTGTTGACTAA